The following are encoded in a window of Doryrhamphus excisus isolate RoL2022-K1 chromosome 16, RoL_Dexc_1.0, whole genome shotgun sequence genomic DNA:
- the arl4ca gene encoding ADP-ribosylation factor-like 4Ca: protein MGTSFSNLATFQSLHIVMLGLDSAGKTTVLYRLRFNEFVNTVPTIGFNTERIRLGGAGTSRGISCHFWDVGGQEKLRPLWKPYSRCTDGIVYVVDSVDAERLEEARTELHKITRFSENQGTPLLVIANKQDLPRALNVAEIERQLALAELSPSTPYHVQPACAIIGEGLHEGMDKLHEMIVKRRKSLKQKKKRQ from the coding sequence ATGGGGACTAGTTTCTCCAATCTGGCAACCTTCCAGTCCTTGCACATTGTCATGCTGGGCTTGGACTCTGCGGGCAAAACCACGGTGCTCTACCGGCTCAGATTCAACGAGTTCGTCAACACTGTGCCCACCATCGGATTCAACACGGAGAGGATCCGACTGGGCGGTGCGGGGACCTCCAGGGGCATCAGCTGCCACTTTTGGGACGTCGGTGGTCAGGAGAAGCTGCGTCCGCTGTGGAAGCCCTACAGCCGCTGCACAGACGGCATTGTTTACGTGGTGGACTCTGTGGACGCCGAGAGACTGGAGGAGGCCCGGACCGAGCTGCACAAGATCACCCGCTTCTCCGAGAACCAGGGCACCCCGCTGCTGGTCATCGCCAACAAACAGGACCTGCCGCGGGCCCTGAACGTGGCGGAAATCGAGCGGCAACTGGCCCTCGCCGAGCTGAGCCCGTCCACGCCGTACCACGTCCAGCCCGCCTGCGCCATCATCGGAGAAGGTCTCCACGAAGGCATGGACAAGCTTCACGAGATGATTGTAAAGAGACGGAAGTCCCTCAAGCAGAAGAAAAAGAGGCAGTGA